The nucleotide window attatcacaaatttactctgactgggtcatccactgacaactgccagcagtggtatcctcacccttatctagtgcaattatactatcaaaactcacctttatgtactcgtgcctagcaccagataggcacaacacttagacccatactgatagaaatatagtgtttcttagagaacgtatttccatggtgttagtaatatgccctagagcatatcatttagtatgtatcttgtacatattttattaataaaaggcatttccacttttctatttacagaagatatttatgtttaatagaaaaggtccattgaaattttgttagaaattctattcttaagttgttaagaatatgagtgacagtatttctagcacaaagtatcataattaggttcacaatcgaggatacttcataataaggacataacttatccataaagattgtattcatgtttgttcccaagttatttatatgagatataaataagatagaatggtgagtctcatgccatatgacaaacatgataggcacttataaatgataagtaggccgaactactgacacttatgataagtacatggagtttactcttgtcaatgttttgtcataaatcatatcagtgcatataatctttagacttgagatagcacagttatcttgtatataggtagtttgagtttgatactattttcatacttgtactgtgtatgggtatatgggcatatgttggctcctactagttatatatggaggtaggtgttgatcaagatggaatatgttcctctaagtaaatggagataaaatcatatgttcatttaattgttcttaatgtttcaagttcctggccaggacagatagatttattcagaaaagagtttttgatgagaaaaatctttttaatcaagaactggaattaaaagagaacataatattcatagcaaatggagtttgacataaaccatgactccagcttgagttgagattttgtaacagagagattctagtgcatggtaacatatgattataggttcatttaaggtaaaccttattactaattggatggccatggcatgctatgctaggtgttaaccatggtctatgaggtgcataaaatgatttagagaaatcatttatggtaagaaagagttctaataatattaagagttgatatcatatctcattgccaattaatgataagcctagtaattcacacacatacataagttatcacctaattaaatataatttaattaattaattaaagagtttaattgattaattaaataggtttggtttgcaattagaatgcaaagtccctagcatgacttgaaaccaaatctaggttgttggatgtatagtataagttaaatttatatttaaaatgtttaaatataaatttaattaatgagaaattaattaatagagattaattaattaatttatatttgatataaattgattagaagaagagaaataattattttgggttgataactcaaaattaagacacaatggtattttggtcatttcacagggtgacatgtggcaccatgagatggtgacacatggcattacacataagcttgccaaatgttttttaatcgtgtaagatgattaaaattaagattaaatataggtttgacacttggcacaacgtgattgggtcaattaaacctagagccaatcagaaggtgacatgtggcaagggttttaagtggtgacctagttatataagggaaatgatgaaaagaaaaatatctagctgctatttgtttcattgtgGCCGCCCaaaagcacctctccctttcatcttcttcatctctcattaattcaaagagatgaaccaacaatctcttgaattaaaaatactagaaatcgtttctagtgtcctgtttacatctttaatctcttaaaaggcagaacttgattttttaaataatagaaaaagctttagaagttgttcaagggctgccataggtgttcttggtgtggacaagctggaGAGACAACATtcagtgtcctgaagacgcatctcaaaggcacaaatatactacagtgcatcaagagattagtgtgtttgttcttgatttaatctagggttctataaTTAATCtgataaattttaaaatcttaaatggcaaatacagatccaaaaacatattaaaagagttataatatgttgtttatcattgaaatcaaatagataaaaataaatcttgcatgatgcatgtgaccctagctgaaaatttttgaatttaatggtataaacttgtgttttttacgtTTTCGTTCCTTCACATGGCAGACCTCAATATGTCTGTTCACTCTATTTCACACTTCTATGTACTTCACAAAACTGAAGTGCTAAAttgaagcactcttatattaaccGAGGAATAACGCATAATCTAGAAACGAAGAATTACATAAAAAAGACGAAATAGAATTCTATACTCCacatgtgacaactctaggtgcacactttcctatgaatctaaagcctaagctctgataccacttttgtCACAACcccacctatgggccggaccggcactaggacctgagccagcctaaagcccccgaggcccgtagtaagcctaactattcctcaacctaactctaaggcccatttgggcccaatttcaagaattcaaccaaaCAGAATCCGACCAAATGAACCattcaatggggagtttttgactcgaccgacctgtaaacacaatatataataaattggggagctcagctcaccctccacataatcaaaatgtcataactcaaataggagctcagctccctcatccaatcccataatgcatacagttaataattttacaagtccaacataacttttataatacaggcccaaaataaaaataagtgcttctaacacatacaaagtctaaaatttaactcaattgtacaaaatacattaaatactattaatggacctgcgaagaagaagagcaagttagccacaacaaataatcctatTGTAGCCTGGAAAagtagatgaacaggagtgagtgttcaacttagagagtaaaataccaattttaatcataatctctataactatttaaagctaatgtaccctgtggagtgaaatgcaacatcgtcataatttttatatcataacagcaaaaaagcaatttggagcactcacacacccaacactgtcaagcaatacatatatgggagctgatcccctatacaaccctcttaatccaacctctgccagcgagtgtctctcaagccggactttcgcttaataaaccaaatgcggggtcccagtgagtgtctctcaagtcatgtctaccccgaaggaccaggtcccagcgagtgtctctcaagctgtgtctacccgtcctgtccatatccattaccataccacacgcacgccacgcacacacactgcttcaaattaccacaaacaacatccatggcacttcaacaattataaatgcaatataaaacatgcctagtgtttaactacatagatacatatttataagtgatgcatgggcatgcttgaacatataataatatcgaaattacaattaaaattaatattttactcacaaacttgaaccgcatcactgtggcagctgggcggaggaggaaggctatcccggcttacctgacaatttcattgcaattatttaatatatttgactcaatacaagtttagaaaataCCAAAtacaccctaagttgtgctgaaaatctgacagagtctctcctatacctatgacttactcaacctgcaaaatgattcaaataacacttctaaacaacccatatctcatcattattatatggcccctcctgggccctccaaaccaagcaataatcacaaatcagacaactcaattataagacttcaaaattaatatttttcaaaaactatccaaactaactttaaaaattctataaacctgtcATGCGGtcattaacaatattataaggctattgcaataggaatcgtaattttcttatcatccacgaatattttataaattttattctaatccagtacaagacaaaaattgagtaatgtagagttcgagtttacctatatcAAATCTAACAACCAGAACGCGTCCAGAgctctgaaaatggtggggtagtctATAATCTTAACCCGGTTCTGAAATTgttccagcagcttatctgctcggcccgaaattgCAGATACAGACGACTATCAAatttccacgaaatgaaagtacatacaCAGAGTCTACAATACCAGGATtagaacatatatatatatatatagtacatACACAGAGTCTACAATACCAggattagaatatatatatatatatatatatatatatatatatatatatatatatatatatatatatatatatatatatatatatattaactcttatattttaataaaattaattatttaattttatattttgaaaaatatattatttactctatatattttattttcattaaataatttagttcttTTTTCAAATTTTTCATCAATCAATACTaatcaaattactatttagtctatttattttaaaaaaattaattaattaattcttgtatttaaaaaaataataattatttagtctattcattttagtaaaattaattagttggtCCTGTATTTTGAAAATATATTCTTAGATATAATGAAAATGTTGTTATATGGAGACTGAATCTGaagttatattttttttaatttttttattcaattttttagacattatttttgtatttttttttattaaaaataaattttcttgaTTATTTACAAATCTAAGAAAACTGATGCTATTTTTATCAATAGAAAAAAACAGAAAAAGAATGAGGGGAGAAGGGTTGTGGTTGCAGAGTAataggataaaaaaaaataaaggagagTAATAGGGAAATAATAAGAGAGATAAGATTGAGATAGTTTAGGTATAAATAgttaacaaaattaaattttaaaaattaattaatttattttttttaaatatattgattaattaattaattttattaagataaagggattaaataataaattgattagcataaaaattaaataattaaaaaaaaagtaaaatatataaattaaataatatatgttttaaattataggacCAAGTGGCATGGGTCAGGTACTATTACACAAAACGACGCCGTCAGATACTAGTTGGATGAAACGAGATGTAGTTCCCATAGCATTAGCACGTGATTTGCCATTTCAGCAGGTAAACGACACATCGAACCATTGGAGGGCAACAAATCACTTAAATCACCTGCTTTTTTCACCATCTTATAAATCCTACGCCTGGCTTAACGACACGTGGCCAATATCTATTTGCTAGTtcgtttttataaaaaaaaaaaaatgcaacgtTTTAGGCCGTCGTTTGAGTTAATTTAACCCAAAAAAAAATCATTCCATAACAATTCTACTTCGATGAGTGAGCAATGAAACAAATATCGAGTAATATGCAGAGCTCCCTCCCCTTCGATATTGCCCTTAAAATCGTTTCATCTCTTGAGGTTCAATGATTTCTCCTGCTTTTTGTGatgttttctttgttttttttttcttctatttttaaTGTTTCAATTTCTGTTTCTGAAGGTATTGGATGTGTGTGCATTGGGTAGTTGTTCTCGATTTTGGAGGGAGCTATGCGGGTTGGATTGCTTATGGGAGTCTCTTACCAGAGAAAGATGGCCTTTGGTTACTTTTCCCaacaattcttcttcttcttcttcggaTCCTATCATCATCAAGGTTCGTTCTTTTCGATCTTGGAATCAGTTTATTTCAGGTTTTTGTAGCGGTTTGTATTCTTGTTATGTGAAATTCAAACAAACCCACTTGTTAATTCTTCGTTGATGCCGTCCTATTGAATCTTTTCATGAATTTCTGAATAAACCCTCTTGATTACTGCTACTATCCGTTGATTGGATTTTTTCTTCTCATTTGGTAATTTAATTTGGTGATGTAGGGATGGAGGCAGATTTACATAAGGATGCATAGAGAGATGGCGGGTAACGCTACTGCTGTGGTTGAGTTTGTGGAGCATTGCTCTTCATCTAATAAGTCGCTCGCGTTTGGGGACTATTACAAAGCAGTTGAAGAATTGTGTTCGAAGCAGCTTGCATTTAGGGATgtccaaatttttcttttcaaacCAAAGCTGAATGTGCTGCTTAACTTGATTGGTTTGCACTACTGCATTTTCTGCCTTCAAGTGCAGGTAAACTGCTCTTGCACTTTTTTTGTTTGTTTCACGGTGTTGATTACTTTTGTTTAGATGGATGAGGTTAGCATCTTTTAATTCTTTGATTGGCAATCCTTTTATCAGTGAACATTTCTTCAGGTCCTCATGCTATGAAATGTGACTAATACGCCATTTGTGTAAAACCCTTGATATTTTGTATGCCTTTATATCAACTTTGAGGAGAAATTGATATTGCTGTGAGTAGCCTAAGTTTCTGGATCTTTGAGTTTAAGGTAGTAAATATTTGCACTTCAGGCCTAGCTTGAACATGGGTTTGATCAATTTGATTCACCAGCTGGAGAAATCACTCAAGTACTTAATCCCAAGCTTCTTAACTAGTCCACCTTCAAGCAACAGCTAGCTCAGGTCTTCTAGGCTATTGTTTAAAATCAGCAAGTATTGTGCTGCTGTGTTAGAAATTTGGCCTAAGAAACTCAAAGAAGAATGACCTCCAATTGGAGCACTAATCAACGTCCACAGCAGAAACATGACTGCCTGATTTGCATATGGAGAAAATAGTGTGCATGCTCAATTGCTCATCTAGATATGTGGAACTCATGTGCATCAATCAAAAAAATGGTAGCCTCATGCTACATTATTTTTATAGCTTACCTTTAGATGCTCCAGAGCTTTTTCCAATTATGTGCTGTTCTTTTATATGCTCTCTTTGTGTGACATTTGGATGTAATAATGGGCAGGCTGGGCATGTCATGGATGCACTCCAAAGTTGCAAAATTTCAGAGCAACAAGTGTGTGTGAAATGGTGGAAACTTGGCAGATGGTTTTATGGCTTCCGCATGAGAGATGAATTTCATTCTCGTATAATATCCTTGGCAGATCTTCTAACAAACAAAGGGGAGGAGGTTTTGGGTGTCCTTTGCCGAGGTGCCATTCATGAGTTATTACGTATTGAGATCTGCATTTCAAATGTGGCATCTACTCCTTGGTCTTGGCAAAGCTCACAGCAACAAGAGTAGGATTGCTGCAATAATGGGCTTCTGTATATAATTGTTTATGCTCTCTTATGTTGCAACTTCCAATTGCCAAAGAAGAAGGTGCTTCTCCAAGGTGATTTATGTTGTTAATTCCACATCGTATCTCTGATCCTATAAAATCATGTAAAGAAATGGCTGCTGAATGCGGCTAAGATTATGGCATGTTCATAATGTTTGGGTCTGAATGCTTATTGATATTTATGTAAGTTGACATGTTTGTTTTCCTCTGGCTTGTCCTCTGTGGAAAATAGAGGAACTGAAGCTGAATCCTTGTGCAAATGTTGAAATCTTTCAAAAAATTTAATTCCATGGTTGATTTAGCTAGATGCCACCAACAGCATTGTTAGATGCATTGCAGGTTGCCTGTTCTTTGGGATAACGTGGTATAAACACCATTTTATTTATGGCAAAAAAACTGTAACTGATAATTCTTTCAGAAATTGAGTTTAAGCTCTCAGTCTCAGGTTCAGAAGGAAGGTGACGTTCCTTTAGAACAAGAACGGAGCTGGAAAGAAGCAATATGAACAAGAAAGAAGCAAAATGAACAAAACAAAACATGTATCATTAGTCATTTTTTCTCTCAAACAATAAATACATGAAACAAGATTATTGTTCAAACGAAGTGAAAATATCCAAAATTTTGTTGCCTTCTACTAGTTGGCCCCCAAAAGTGCAGGAAACAGAGCATGTAGTACTCTTGTATGGAGGATTCTTCAGCAACAACATACAGCATATGCAGATGATaaccactataaaaaaaaaaaaaaaaaaaaaccagcaaGATCTATACATTTATCATCTGGCACCTCTGCTCTTAAGTTTTATTATTGATCTCTTTGTATCTGTAAGAAGAGAAGAAGGATTTCAAACTCCAAAGCCAAGTTGACTCCTGCAATTTATTTTGTTCGGGAGCTGTACTATTTAGAATCTCAAATTGCATTAACTTGGAATTTAGAATGCGTCACATTGCGCCTCATGAATAATAATGAGGATGATACAACCAAGAAgttatctttctttttcttttaaagcCATGTAAATTCATCAAAGAACTCAGTTTTAAAAATTTCCAAACTAGGGGTCAACTTAATTGTGTACTTAACAACATGGgcttattttaaattgaaaatgcAAATTGCTTTGCCAGGAGACACTCtttaatgttatttttttttctttgttagtTAGTACCTAACGCATCAAGCATATGCCTCATTGTTTAGTCAAGAAATCCATGAATGTGAAATGGAGGATCTCTGGCTTTCACTGAACAATTTATAACTAAAGCCTGCAAGCTGAAACGAAGTTTCCCCAGAACAAAATCAGTATAAGAACCATGAATCATAGTACCATGTCTTTTATTAGAAAAGCAAGAAACAAGATAATTCCATTTCTGTGACTACTTTTCGCAAGAACAACTACACAACATTCTTCTTTCTCCTCAGAAAGAAGAGGGAAAAGTTGTGTTAAATGCAAGACATAATGAAAACAGAGGAAACAGAGAGAAAGCTTGTAGGGATAGTATCTAACAGCAGCGATACACAGCATAAGCCCTTGGCCGCCTTGTAGGGATGCAGACAGACATCAACAGGAAAGCTAATGCGATCAAAACTAGAATCACTTTAAGATCCAAACCTCCATCATCATCATCTGATTCTGAGATGTAAATCTTCCCCATATCAAACGCCTTCCCTTGCCTTGAGAGTTTTCTTGACTACTATGTCTATAGAAAAGAGAGGAGGGATGAGGCAATGCAATATAAGTTGGTAGGAAATGGTAAATGGTTGCCACGTGAAGTTGACTTGGATTTGTTTGGTTCAGAAATCTCATGGTAACTTGAGATTCGTGAACCAAAAATGGgttaattttgatttaaaaataaattaaaaaaataatacatgCACCAGTTATGATCCAAAtgaaaaagataaattaattatGACTCTGTCAATACTATAATCCTCTCATTAAAagcagaaaataataaaaaaaaattgaataaattacaACTCTCTCATGTTAGAAAATGTAATCATTTTGGATGATTGAAtcattttattaatgaaatataagaaatatAATTGTTTCAAATTATGAATGAAGCGACTGGCTTGTGAGTTTTAATTATCTAACGGCACAAGTTGTAATTTACCCTAACATTTGAAACATTGAAATTTAGAGGGGACACAGATTAGGATCAATTGTGATTGTCCTAAACATCACATGTGCATGTTCCAGTTTACAAGTCCCATGATTACAGCTTGATTTCcttctataattttttattgGGACTGTACACGGTTATTAGGATTTCAAATCAGACTGAATCTATAAAAATTATACTGAATTAATAAAAAtcatattaaattgaaattattttgatatgttagttcagttttgatttttcactaaaaacTGAATTGGAATCATACTGAAACCAAACCAAGACCGTACTAAATCGTGAATCAattttatatatgtattttttttagaTATAATATATACCTtttttagaatatatatatatatgaattaaatataatataatattatatttttaataattttaattataaatatattaaattaccttacaatttttaattataaatatattattataccatatatattaattaataattatattgatatcttatagttaaatattacataattaataaataattaaaatatatattatatgatatacttatactattatattatataacatACTTAATCCTAAATTATACATTTACTTTAtagttaataattatatatttagaaatagttaaaaaatatattatatattaataatccaattcaaaacttaaatgttaattcaaatataattttttttaagaaaataattatataaaattgttttaatcGTCGAGAATCGAATTAAATCGAAACTGAAGAATCAAGAACCGTACCTGTAACGACCCAGCCCAgcccagtcagtattgtccgctttggcccgtgggcACCAACTTCCGCTGGGGGCGTCCTCGCACCCACTCGTACTGGAGGGAgtccggctctgataccaattgtaacgacccAGCCAGTCGGTGTGTCCGCTTTggcgtgggcctcacggattgtcccttgggaggttcgCTCCCAAAGCGCTGACCGGTTTAGTGACCCCACATATATGCCCAAGATTCCCatctcccatttccgatgtgggacgggcggcacctgcaggcgttacgtatcgccgtccccacAGTCCGATACAACCCACCAACTTCGTGGGGCGTCCTCGCACCACTCGTCTGGAGGAgtcggctcgataccaattgtaacgaccaGCCCGGTCGGTATTGTCGCTTTggcgtgggcctcacgga belongs to Hevea brasiliensis isolate MT/VB/25A 57/8 chromosome 4, ASM3005281v1, whole genome shotgun sequence and includes:
- the LOC110631957 gene encoding uncharacterized protein LOC110631957 isoform X1 is translated as MKQISSNMQSSLPFDIALKIVSSLEVLDVCALGSCSRFWRELCGLDCLWESLTRERWPLVTFPNNSSSSSSDPIIIKGWRQIYIRMHREMAGNATAVVEFVEHCSSSNKSLAFGDYYKAVEELCSKQLAFRDVQIFLFKPKLNVLLNLIGLHYCIFCLQVQAGHVMDALQSCKISEQQVCVKWWKLGRWFYGFRMRDEFHSRIISLADLLTNKGEEVLGVLCRGAIHELLRIEICISNVASTPWSWQSSQQQE
- the LOC110631957 gene encoding uncharacterized protein LOC110631957 isoform X2, with amino-acid sequence MKQISSNMQSSLPFDIALKIVSSLEVLDVCALGSCSRFWRELCGLDCLWESLTRERWPLVTFPNNSSSSSSDPIIIKGWRQIYIRMHREMAGNATAVVEFVEHCSSSNKSLAFGDYYKAVEELCSKQLAFRDVQIFLFKPKLNVLLNLIGLHYCIFCLQVQA